A section of the Phaseolus vulgaris cultivar G19833 chromosome 8, P. vulgaris v2.0, whole genome shotgun sequence genome encodes:
- the LOC137826216 gene encoding heavy metal-associated isoprenylated plant protein 9-like has protein sequence MGEEAKQEQPVAEVRPEEKPAEEKKEEKPEEKPAEEKKEEPKPPSPCVLFVDLHCVGCAKKIERYIMKMRGVEGVVIDMAKNEVTIKGIVEPQAICNIITKKTKRRASVISPLPEAEGEPIPEVVNSQVSGPVTLELNVNMHCEACADQLKKKILQMRGVQTAVTEFTTGKVLVTGTMDANKLVDYVYRRTKKQAKIVPQPEPEPEPEKKEESKEGEKPAAEETKPEEKKEEEKPAEEAKKEEGGENKEEKVGEEGMEEAKKEENVVVAANNIDDEGLKRMMYYYQYPPLYVIERTPAPQLFSDENPNACCIT, from the exons ATGGGTGAGGAAGCAAAACAG GAACAACCTGTGGCTGAAGTCAGGCCAGAGGAGAAGCCAGCAGaggaaaagaaggaagaaaaacCAGAAGAAAAGCCAGCagaagagaagaaggaagaGCCTAAACCACCTTCCCCATGTGTGCTGTTTGTGGACTTGCATTGTGTCGGATGTGCCAAGAAAATTGAGAGATATATTATGAAAATGAGAG GAGTTGAGGGAGTGGTAATTGACATGGCTAAAAATGAAGTGACCATAAAGGGTATAGTGGAGCCTCAAGCGATCTGCAACATAATCACCAAGAAAACAAAGAGAAGAGCCAGTGTTATATCTCCATTGCCTGAAGCAGAAGGAGAACCTATACCAGAAGTTGTCAATTCTCAG GTTAGTGGACCAGTTACTTTGGAACTAAACGTGAACATGCACTGTGAGGCCTGTGCTGATCAACTCAAGAAGAAGATACTACAAATGAGAG GAGTTCAAACAGCAGTGACAGAGTTTACAACAGGGAAGGTTCTTGTGACTGGGACAATGGATGCAAATAAGCTAGTAGATTATGTGTATAGACGCACCAAAAAGCAAGCCAAGATAGTTCCCCAGCCAGAACCGGAACCAGAACcagaaaagaaagaagagagtAAAGAAGGAGAGAAACCTGCTGCAGAAGAGACTAAACCTGAAGAGAAGAAAGAGGAAGAGAAGCCAGCAGAGGAAGCAAAGAAAGAAGAGGGTGGTGAGAATAAGGAGGAAAAGGTTGGTGAAGAAGGCATGGAAGAAGCCAAAAAAGAAGAGAATGTGGTAGTGGCTGCTAATAATATCGATGATGAAGGCTTGAAGAGGATGATGTACTATTATCAATACCCTCCACTCTATGTCATTGAACGAACACCAGCCCCACAACTCTTCAGTGATGAAAATCCTAATGCATGCTGCATTACATGA